The Flavobacteriales bacterium genome includes the window CTTTATAATGCGCAACATATCTATGCGCTTAGGGTGTAAGAGTGTTTCTCCCCCGTTGTACAGCTGAAGCTTTTCGACACTATGGAATCTAGTATCTGAAAGGAACTGGTCGAGAAACCTTCTCAAGATCAATGGCGACATACTTTGTTTGGGCTGGTATGATCCAAGGCGCAGAACTTACAGCGCAGGTTGCAAGCACTATTGAACTCTATATTGATCTCGCGTACCGAAACTCGGTTCTGGTGTCCCGGCCTTCGGTAATACCATCGATACTGTGCGCGATTATTCAGCTCTTGCATCTTCTTCAGCAAGGGCCAAATAACCGGATGCTCGTAATAACGGGCCTTTAATCGTTCGTGCAGGTTCTGTTCCATGATGACAAAGGAACTGCGCCTGTTAAGTCTAAACTATGAGATTTATCAGAAGAGCGAAGTAATGATCTGCTCTTCGGTAATACCCTCGGCTTCGGCCTTGTAGTTCTTCACGATCCTATGGCGTAGAATCGCAAATGCCGCTGCTCTTACATCTTCCTGGTCGGGGGCGTACTTTCCATGAATGGCGGCGTGTGCTTTTGCTCCCAAGATCAGGTTTTGAGAAGCGCGCGGACCAGCGCCCCAGCTGAGGTATTTCTTGATCATTTCCGGGGCCGTATCCTCGTCGGGACGTGTACTACTAGCGAGTTTAACGGCATATTCAAGCACATTGTCACTCACGGGGATTCGGCGAATCAAATCTTGGATCTTAAGGATATCTTCTGAAGAAAGAACATGCCCAACCTCAGCTTTGTAGTCGCTTGTGGTATTCTTGACGATTTGAACCTCTTCGGCGAAGCTCGGATAAACGACTTTAATATTGAACATGAATCGGTCGAGCTGAGCCTCGGGCAATGGATAGGTTCCCTCCTGCTCTATCGGGTTTTGGGTGGCCAATACAAAGAATGGTTCCTGCAACGCGTATCGATGACCGCCTGCGGTCACGGCCTTCTCTTGCATAGCTT containing:
- a CDS encoding MoxR family ATPase, which encodes MSNHSDVAAVDALVGQYAALKKEIGKVIVGQEDVVRDVIISIFSKGHCLLVGVPGLAKTLLVNTIAEALGLSFNRIQFTPDLMPSDIIGSEILGEDRHFKFVKGPLFANIILADEINRTPPKTQSALLEAMQEKAVTAGGHRYALQEPFFVLATQNPIEQEGTYPLPEAQLDRFMFNIKVVYPSFAEEVQIVKNTTSDYKAEVGHVLSSEDILKIQDLIRRIPVSDNVLEYAVKLASSTRPDEDTAPEMIKKYLSWGAGPRASQNLILGAKAHAAIHGKYAPDQEDVRAAAFAILRHRIVKNYKAEAEGITEEQIITSLF